In one window of Scylla paramamosain isolate STU-SP2022 chromosome 36, ASM3559412v1, whole genome shotgun sequence DNA:
- the LOC135090768 gene encoding uncharacterized protein LOC135090768, producing the protein MEKLKKKRTACRGWVTRTSQALSEVLAQPTHTLSEMEYAIQEFDKRLTKLDEVQKELEGEVEAEELGQELDEAHAFRQESMKPRLLAEDKIRKLAAAAPGGSPVPSSVSGSQDSEAVNVKLPKLELPKFSGEITQWQSFWDQFNSHINATNLPVISKFTYLLSLLEGDAKSVVEGLPHTSENYQVACDLLKDRYGKPERIIFAHVQALLCGHVNLN; encoded by the coding sequence ATGGAAAAGcttaagaagaagagaacggcGTGTAGGGGCTGGGTGACAAGAACCTCACAAGCTCTCTCAGAGGTGCTAGCTCAGCCCACTCATACCCTTAGTGAAATGGAGTACGCCATTCAAGAGTTTGACAAAAGACTAACCAAGTTAGATGAAGTACAAAAAGAACTTGAAGGTGAAGTCGAAGCTGAAGAACTGGGCCAAGAATTAGATGAAGCTCACGCCTTCAGACAAGAAAGTATGAAACCTAGACTTCTAGCTGAGGACAAGATAAGAaagttagcagcagcagcaccaggtgGGTCTCCAGTTCCAAGTAGTGTAAGTGGATCTCAAGACTCAGAAGCTGTGAATGTGAAGTTACCCAAATTGGAGCTGCCAAAGTTCAGCGGTGAAATCACACAATGGCAGTCCTTTTGGGACCAGTTCAACTCCCACATTAATGCTACTAACCTTCCAGTAATTAGTAAGTTTACCTATTTGTTGTCTTTACTGGAGGGGGATGCCAAGAGTGTGGTCGAGGGGTTGCCACATACCAGTGAGAATTATCAAGTTGCCTGTGACTTACTGAAAGACCGCTATGGGAAGCCAGAAAGAATTATTTTTGCACACGTCCAGGCCCTGCTTTGTGGTCATGTCAACCTTAattaa
- the LOC135090769 gene encoding uncharacterized protein LOC135090769 → MVKLDKDKELKKEYQKGFDSYESDLIIEEVPSEEVSGVSPVCYMPHRPVVMECLSCRCLDSRPCSQPVAPLPKERMTSAPSFSVTGLDFAGPLFCADYPSNKFYVLLFTCGVTRAIHLELTESLFLSDCLLAIRRFVARRGLPSIMYSDNAKTFIAAQTEVQKVYGHLAPRWKFIVPRSPWWGGWWERLIRSVKLALRKTLNQNYVSKTELETILVEIESSINSRPLTYVSDDPDSSQYLTPSHFLLGRVPHSKPSQDLEPRIVISKDLTERECVKNQRLEHFWKVWSNNYITNLPQVVKGLTHNCSLSKGDLVLIKEDNIPRLKWPLGVITDVFHGKDGLVRSVRLKTSKGEIIRPIQRLYNLEVTRSDDFDLSCRPMIYNNPDVNGNSCDEDTSLSVDTVSDDNVISKTRSGRIIKVPAKLDL, encoded by the coding sequence ATGGTTAAGTTGGATAAGGACAAAGAACTAAAGAAAGAGTATCAAAAGGGGTTTGATAGTTATGAGTCTGATCTCATAATAGAAGAAGTACCAAGTGAAGAAGTATCAGGTGTGAGTCCCGTGTGCTACATGCCACACCGTCCGGTAGTGATGGAGTGTTTAAGCTGCCGTTGTCTTGATTCTAGACCATGCAGCCAACCTGTGGCTCCATTACCTAAGGAAAGAATGACATCTGCTCCATCTTTCAGTGTCACTGGACTAGATTTTGCTGGCCCTTTGTTTTGTGCTGATTATCCTAGTAACAAGTTTTATGTTCTCTTGTTCACTTGTGGTGTTACAAGAGCCATTCATCTAGAACTCACAGAGTCACTATTCTTGTCTGACTGCCTCTTAGCTATAAGAAGATTTGTTGCTAGGAGAGGCTTACCTAGTATCATGTACTCAGATAATGCAAAGACTTTCATAGCTGCTCAAACTGAAGTACAGAAGGTATATGGTCATCTAGCCCCCAGATGGAAATTTATAGTTCCTCGGTCTCCTTGGTGGGGTGGCTGGTGGGAAAGACTCATTAGGTCAGTTAAACTTGCCTTAAGAAAGACTCTGAACCAAAATTATGTAAGTAAGACTGAATTAGAAACCATACTAGTAGAAATAGAGTCATCCATCAATTCAAGACCCTTGACCTATGTGAGTGACGATCCTGACTCCTCTCAGTATCTTACCCCCTCACATTTCCTCCTAGGTAGGGTGCCTCATAGTAAACCCTCACAGGATTTAGAACCACGTATAGTAATTTCCAAGGATTTGACTGAGAGGGAATGTGTGAAGAATCAGAGGCTAGAACATTTTTGGAAGGTCTGGAGTAATAATTATATAACCAATTTACCTCAAGTTGTCAAAGGATTAACTCATAATTGTAGTTTGTCTAAGGGTGATCTTGTGTTGATCAAGGAGGACAACATTCCAAGACTGAAATGGCCTCTTGGAGTTATAACTGATGTTTTTCATGGTAAAGATGGACTTGTAAGAAGTGTAAGGTTAAAAACAAGTAAGGGAGAGATTATTAGGCCTATCCAACGGTTGTATAACTTAGAAGTAACTAGATCTGATGACTTTGATCTCTCTTGTAGGCCTATGATCTATAATAACCCTGATGTTAATGGAAATTCATGTGATGAGGACACCAGTTTATCTGTGGATACTGTTAGTGATGATAATGTGATTTCTAAGACTAGATCTGGTAGAATAATCAAAGTTCCTGCTAAGTTAGACTTATAA